The following coding sequences lie in one Asterias amurensis chromosome 18, ASM3211899v1 genomic window:
- the LOC139950694 gene encoding splicing factor 3B subunit 4-like — MAAGPPQERNQDATVYVGGLDEKVSEALIWELFLQAGPVVNTHMPKDRVTQQHQSYGFVEFMSEEDADYAIKVMNMIKLYGKPIRVNKASAHQKNLDVGANIFIGNLDPEIDEKLLYDTFSAFGVILQTPKIMRDPDTGNSKGYAFINFASFEAADAAIEAMNGQYLCNRAISISYAFKKDAKGERHGSSAERLLAAQNPLSQADRPHQLFADAPAPAQPNGLPPPIIPPLGVPPPPPATSGPPPGMPPIPPPGVPLLPPPGVPPPGMFPPNMPMPPFMPGMPFPPMGMPPPPPGQDGQNQGGPPRGMPPMHHPGMGPRDGPPGMYPPPFQGGRMPPRGPPPFGMRGGPRGMPPMRGMRPPMRPPQRHFGPPRNWQDSNPPQQ, encoded by the exons GAAACCAAG ATGCCACAGTGTATGTTGGAGGCCTTGATGAAAAGGTATCGGAAGCGTTAATTTGGGAACTCTTCCTGCAGGCTGGTCCAGTGG TAAATACCCACATGCCGAAGGACAGAGTTACCCAGCAGCATCaaagttatggttttgttgAATTCATGAGCGAAGAGGATGCCGACTATGCGATCAAAGTCATGAATATGATCAAGCTGTACGGCAAACCTATCAGAGTTAATAAG GCCTCGGCGCATCAGAAGAATCTTGATGTGGGAGCCAACATCTTCATCGGTAACCTTGATCCTGAGATTGATGAGAAGCTTCTCTACGACACATTCAGTGCCTTTGGCGTCATCTTACAAACACCAAAG ATTATGCGTGATCCAGACACAGGCAACTCCAAGGGATACGCATTTATCAACTTTGCGAGTTTCGAGGCTGCGGATGCTGCCATTGAGGCTATGAATGGGCAATACTTATGCAATCGTGCAATCAGTATATCGTATGCTTTCAAGAAAGACGCCAAGGGTGAAAGACATGGCTCGTCTGCAG AGCGTCTTCTTGCAGCTCAGAATCCCCTGTCTCAAGCCGACAGACCCCATCAGCTCTTCGCCGACGCACCGGCTCCAGCTCAACCTAACGGCCTTCCTCCTCCAATTATCCCCCCTCTAGGGGTACCGCCCCCTCCCCCAG CCACCTCTGGTCCTCCTCCCGGTATGCCCCCCATCCCACCCCCAGGTGTACCCCTCTTACCGCCGCCTGGTGTACCTCCACCCGGGATGTTCCCCCCAAACATGCCAATGCCACCTTTCATGCCAGGGATGCCTTTCCCCCCGATGGGTATGCCGCCTCCTCCTCCAGGGCAAGATGGCCAGAACCAAGGAGGCCCTCCTCGTGGGATGCCCCCCATGCATCATCCAG GAATGGGACCTCGAGATGGTCCACCCGGTATGTACCCTCCTCCATTCCAAGGGGGTAGAATGCCGCCAAGAGGCCCACCACCATTTG GAATGCGTGGAGGACCAAGAGGCATGCCCCCTATGCGTGGAATGCGCCCTCCGATGCGACCCCCTCAACGCCATTTTGGACCTCCAAGGAAttggcaggattcgaacccaccacaACAATAG